A single genomic interval of Lodderomyces elongisporus chromosome 8, complete sequence harbors:
- the FIG4 gene encoding phosphatidylinositol-3,5-bisphosphate 5-phosphatase: MTNTSNAPLSTASSIKQYDLKANHSLPADNVNGEERKFAQDDYDSQGGDISIISDGENVANNKVGVNHDIENGGDSTIENQDSKSDGENIDGVSIDSNDGNGSNKVHNTEETPDSKRILLQRFTIYNSASTMYIVGSNAKESLYRVMEISTDPEDETNLTIVEDKSYFYTRKDLIELLNGLNESIEGGIHKLAHGYGLLGLIRFTKGYYMCLITKCSQVAILGGHFIYHIDETKLIPLGSYRKPEKYSDEERLLSIFRYMDLSKTFYFSYNYDITNSLQTNLMRQKLAGKANVANNLYNTWSHNERFVWNKVLLKPLLQNEEVATFEWFQPIVHGFIDQANISIYGKKFYITIIARRSHHFAGARFLKRGINNRGNVANEIETEQIVSDMMTSSFHDPQYGMYNNPRYTSFVQHRGSIPVYWTQEVNKIKPPIQINMADPFYQSSALHFDDLFYRYGSPIIILNLIKQKEKQPRESKLNLQYIACIKYLNQFLPLKHRLIYHSFDMSKHSKKNLDVITPLQKIAHGEINQIGIFHNGTTLATTKLQRGIIRTNCIDCLDRTNAAQFIICKEALTKQLQSLNLISNERTLDYDSDLVNILTEIFHDHGDTIAIQYGGSNLVNTMDSYRRINQWSSHTRDMLNSIKRMYSNSFIDTIRQEAINLFLGNYVYHPDKPKLWELSNDFALHNDLSVSYGAPVKRSYRAWYKKENIDKNRFIIRSGCQDYGVCEPIGGTISEPIGEPVGETAGETAGETVGETVDETSDGKSGKTSGGAFENEKRVVAANTITPSDMNDKWFNECYVPRKYQSFKDLFSYNMNSNSRYFPSIVQMHKQQNSSSGEAGAAAFESFGATTAKTTSAVTGGTLVATTASVSPPMLFDYSPFESRKMRGGDKKVGEEELSYLDHEVENDEHGQVDKHQFGNDSPGKKSRTKNITSFLASKITSKHKSRENRKNVGIESESSKSEGGRYLHGDDDDDGEEEEGDIGMSRGNYYAMFDKQRCPVASKRDLEMYKSQFDYSNIISQLPVQRQASQLGAEKNSGVEYGTANLKPSEEDIELYRFSSDELLHKINGVIPGHGHLASGNLVSDADIRLYAKYCAERDSGGGGSSELHNSGLISNYV; the protein is encoded by the exons ATGACAAACACGTCAAATGCTCCACTTTCAACCGCGCTGTCCATAAAGCAATATGATCTCAAAGCAAACCACCTGTTGCCAGCGGATAATGTAAAcggagaagaaagaaaatttgcACAAGATGATTACGATTCCCAAGGTGGTGATATAAGTATTATTAGTGATGGCGAGAATGTTGCTAACAATAAAGTTGGCGTGAATCATGATATTGAAAATGGCGGGGATAGTACTATTGAAAATCAAGATAGCAAAAGTGATGGTGAAAACATTGATGGGGTATCTATTGATAGCAATGATGGCAATGGTTCGAACAAAGTCCACAACACAGAGGAGACTCCTGATAGCAAACGAATTCTTCTTCAGAGGTTCACTATATATAACTCGGCTTCAACGATGTATATAGTTGGAAGCAATGCCAAAGAGTCGCTATATCGAGTGATGGAAATAAGCACGGATCCCGAAGATGAGACCAATTTGACCATTGTGGAGGACAAGAGCTATTTTTACACTAGAAAGGATTTGATTGAACTTCTCAATGGCCTTAATGAATCAATTGAAGGTGGTATCCACAAATTGGCGCATGGGTATGGATTACTTGGTTTGATCAGGTTTACTAAAGGCTACTATATGTGTTTGATTACCAAGTGTTCTCAAGTGGCCATCTTGGGTGGCCATTTTATATACCACATTGATGAAACAAAACTAATTCCGTTGGGTAGTTATCGAAAACCTGAAAAGTATAGCGATGAGGAGAGGTTATTATCAATTTTTCGGTATATGGATTTGAGCAAGACGTTTTATTTTAGTTACAATTATGATATCACAAATTCGCTACAAACAAATCTTATGCGCCAAAAATTGGCAGGAAAGGCAAACGTAGCAAACAA tTTGTATAATACATGGCTGCATAATGAACGGTTTGTTTGGAACAAAGTGTTACTCAAGCCGCTCTTGCAAAATGAAGAGGTTGCTACGTTTGAGTGGTTTCAACCTATTGTGCACGGCTTCATAGATCAGGCCAATATTAGCATATATGGCAAGAAATTCTACATCACCATTATAGCCAGGAGATCGCACCATTTTGCAGGTGCAAGGTTTCTCAAACGAGGCATCAATAATAGAGGCAATGTTGCAAATGAGATTGAAACAGAGCAAATTGTTAGTGATATGATGACTTCGAGTTTTCATGATCCTCAATATGGCATGTACAATAATCCAAGATACACGAGTTTTGTTCAACATCGTGGGTCCATTCCAGTCTATTGGACGCAGGAAGTGAATAAGATAAAGCCACCGATCCAGATCAACATGGCTGACCCATTTTACCAAAGTTCGGCTTTGCACTTTGATGACTTGTTTTATCGATATGGCTCGCCCATCATTATATTAAATCTAATCaagcaaaaggaaaagcaaCCGAGGGAACTGAAATTAAATTTGCAGTATATTGCCTGTATCAAATACCTCAATCAGTTTTTACCCTTGAAGCATCGATTAATATATCATTCATTTGATATGTCGAAACATTCGAAAAAGAATCTCGATGTTATCACACCTTTGCAAAAAATTGCTCATGGAGAAATCAACCAGATAGGTATATTCCACAATGGAACGACATTGGCGACTACCAAGCTCCAGCGTGGTATTATACGCACCAATTGCATCGACTGCTTGGATAGGACTAATGCGGCACAATTTATTATTTGCAAAGAAGCGTTAACAAAGCAACTACAAAGCTTGAATCTAATATCCAACGAGCGTACTTTAGACTATGACTCTGACTTGGTCAATATATTGACGGAGATTTTTCATGATCACGGCGATACGATTGCAATCCAGTATGGAGGATCTAATTTGGTCAATACAATGGATTCGTATAGGCGAATCAATCAATGGTCTTCCCACACGCGTGATATGCTTAATAGTATCAAGAGAATGTATTCCAACTCATTTATAGATACAATTCGACAAGAGGCgataaatttgtttttgggcAACTATGTTTATCATCCTGATAAGCCTAAGCTTTGGGAGTTGAGCAATGATTTTGCGTTGCATAATGACTTGTCCGTCAGCTATGGTGCGCCAGTAAAGAGGAGTTACCGCGCGTGGTATAAGAAGGAAAATATTGACAAGAATAGATTTATTATTAGAAGTGGCTGTCAAGATTATGGTGTGTGTGAGCCAATAGGTGGAACGATCAGTGAACCAATAGGTGAACCAGTAGGTGAAACAGCGGGTGAAACAGCGGGTGAAACAGTGGGTGAAACAGTGGATGAAACACTGGATGGCAAGCTGGGTAAGACACTGGGTGGTGCTTTTGAGAATGAAAAGAGAGTAGTAGCTGCTAATACCATAACTCCACTGGATATGAATGATAAGTGGTTTAACGAGTGTTATGTTCCTCGAAAGTATCAATCTTTTAAGGATCTTTTTCTGTACAATATGAATTCCAATTCTAGGTACTTCCCGCTGATTGTGCAGATGCATAAGCAACAGAATAGCTCAAGTGGAGAAGCAGGAGCTGCAGCTTTTGAAAGTTTTGGCGCGACTacagcaaaaacaacaagtgCAGTAACTGGTGGTACTTTGGTTGCAACTACTGCATCGGTACTGCCACCAATGTTGTTTGATTATAGTCCATTTGAGAGTCGTAAGATGAGAGGTGGGGATAAGAAGGTTGGAGAAGAGGAGCTTAGTTATCTTGACCACGAAGTTGAAAATGATGAGCATGGGCAAGTTGATAAACATCAGTTTGGCAACGATTCTCCTGGAAAGAAATCGAGGACAAAGAATATCACATCGTTTCTTGCATCAAAAATCACCTCCAAGCATAAAAGTCGAGAGAATAGGAAGAATGTGGGAATTGAGAGCGAGAGTAGTAAAAGTGAAGGAGGGAGGTACCTacatggtgatgatgatgatgatggtgaagaagaagaaggagataTTGGAATGAGCAGGGGTAATTATTATGCTATGTTTGATAAACAGCGATGTCCTGTTGCGAGCAAAAGAGATTTGGAAATGTATAAATCACAATTTGATTACAGCAATATCATTAGCCAGCTACCGGTGCAGCGACAAGCTCTGCAATTAGGGGCAGAGAAAAATAGTGGTGTTGAATATGGTACTGCTAACTTGAAGCCGAGTGAAGAAGATATTGAATTGTACAGGTTTAGTTCTGATGAGCTTTTGCATAAGATCAATGGGGTTATTCCAGGCCATGGTCATTTGGCGAGTGGGAATTTAGTGTCTGATGCAGATATCAGGTTGTATGCTAAATATTGTGCTGAAAGAGacagtggtggtggtggtagcaGTGAGCTTCATAATTCAGGGCTTATACTGAATTATGTTTAG